A region from the Pelobates fuscus isolate aPelFus1 chromosome 3, aPelFus1.pri, whole genome shotgun sequence genome encodes:
- the ELOF1 gene encoding transcription elongation factor 1 homolog — protein MGRRKSKRKPPPKKKMTGNLDTQFTCPFCNHEKSCDVKMNRERNTGVIACTVCLEEFQTPITYLSEAVDVYSDWIDACEAANQ, from the exons ATGGGACGCAGAAAGTCAAAGAGGAAGCCCCCACCCAAGAAGAAGATGACTGGAAATCTGGACACCCAGTTCACCTGCCCTTTCTGTAACCACGAGAAGTCCTGTGATGTCAAAAT GAACAGAGAGCGGAACACTGGTGTTATCGCCTGTACGGTCTGCCTTGAAGAGTTTCAGACCCCAATAACAT ATCTGTCAGAAGCGGTTGATGTTTACAGTGATTGGATTGATGCATGTGAAGCAGCTAACCAGTAG